From a region of the Zingiber officinale cultivar Zhangliang chromosome 4B, Zo_v1.1, whole genome shotgun sequence genome:
- the LOC121978156 gene encoding zinc finger MYM-type protein 1-like has protein sequence MFPIRKQLSGAEKRKKKQKEEALIQSQVGSLNKYFTNNQKAEQTEVAEQLNQDDTDNKLNDQKYSELNELQNEDQKQYENDKVEVNMPENNSDEDINQEIVFPLNVDDPGNWDKIHFNPSHYKRQLPNSEKSDRRWLVYSISMDKIFCFCCKLFKTQRTTMKLGHLADEGYKDWKNISRCLSLHETSKDHIDCMTSWIELERRLRKKKTIDENIQVAINKEREHWKQVLKRIIAVVQRIAKNNLPLRGDNEKLYVENNGIFLQLIEMIAEFDLIMEEHLQRVQERQIHYTYLGPKIQNELIQMLTAEVRSSIVAKIKHAKYFTIILDCTPDASHEEQMPLVIRCVDDSENAIAFEEFWIGFLKVNETSGLGLFTELKNILNNLERDIDNIRENMDIDIAIRQLKGLISSLQEFKESGFDQALIEAEHIASEMGNEPIFREKPIIRRKRQFDEINSEELQLHLLKGVFPS, from the exons ATGTTTCCTATAAGAAAACAATTGTCTGGAGcagaaaaaaggaagaaaaaacaaaaggaagaagCTTTAATTCAAAGCCAAGTAGGAAGTCTTAATAAGTACTTCACTAACAACCAAAAAGCAGAGCAAACAGAAGTAGCTGAACAACTGAATCAGGATGACACTGATAATAAGTTGAATGATCAGAAATATAGTGAATTGAATGAACTTCAAAATGAAGACCAAAAACAATATGAAAATGATAAAGTTGAAGTCAATATGCCTGAAAATAACAGTGATGAAGATATAAATCAAGAGATTGTGTTCCCTTTAAATGTTGATGATCCAGGAAATTGGGACAAAAT ACACTTCAATCCTTCACATTATAAAAGGCAATTGCCAAATAGTGAGAAAAGTGACAGAAGATGGCTAGTGTATTCTATTTCTATGGACAAGATCTTTTGTTTCTGTTGCAAGTTATTCAAGACTCAAAGAACCACAATGAAACTTGGTCATCTAGCTGACGAAGGATACAAAGATTGGAAGAATATCAGTCGATGTCTCAGTCTTCATGAAACTAGTAAAGATCATATTGATTGCATGACTAGTTGGATTGAATTAGAAAGAAGACTTCGAAAGAAAAAGACAATTGATGAAAATATACAAGTAGCAATTAACAAGGAGAGAGAACATTGGAAACAAGTATTGAAGAGAATAATTGCAGTTGTACAAAGAATTGCGAAGAATAACTTGCCACTTCGAGGAGATAATGAGAAGCTTTATGTTGAGAATAATGGAATCTTTTTGCAGCTAattgaaatgattgctgaatTTGATCTAATAATGGAGGAACACCTTCAGCGTGTTCAAGAAAGACAGATTCATTACACTTATCTTGGACCCAAAATCCAAAATGAATTGATACAGATGTTGACGGCTGAAGTAAGAAGTTCAATTGTTGCAAAAATTAAACATGCAAAGTATTTCACTATCATACTTGATTGCACTCCAGATGCAAGTCACGAGGAGCAGATGCCCCTTGTAATTAGATGTGTGGATGATTCAGAAAATGCAATAGCGTTTGAAGAATTTTGGATTGGATTTTTGAAAGTTAATGAAACTTCAGGACTTGGGCTTTTTACAgagcttaaaaatattttgaacaatCTCGAACGTGACATTGATAATATAAGAG AAAATATGGATATTGATATTGCTATTAGACAATTAAAAGGACTTATTTCTTCTCTCCAAGAGTTTAAAGAATCTGGATTTGATCAAGCATTAATTGAAGCTGAACATATTGCAAGTGAAATGGGAAATGAACCTATTTTTCGAGAAAAACCCATCATCCGAAGAAAGAGACAATTTGATGAGATCAATAGTGAAGAG TTACAGTTGCATCTGCTGAAAGGAGTTTTTCCAAGTTGA